GCCATATCGGCGACGTTTTCCCCAAACACCGCGCGCCCGCGCTCTTTTCCGAGAAAATCCTGCAATTCCATGTCAAAGCCCAAAGGAAGATGGCCGAGAAACGACGGAAAGTGGATGTATTTGTCCTCTTCAAGCTTATACCCCAACCCCTGATAGTATGTCTTGATCTGTCCGGTAGCCTCTTGAAGCCGCTCTTTGTTGGAGCCGAAGATAAACATGTTGAAGGCCACATAATAAAGGTCTTCCCCTTTTTCCAGTTTCTCCATCGCATAGGCCAAATCCTGGTGCTTGTGCTTTAGTCTCGGGAACAGGGCGTATGGCATTTGCTGACTCATGACGATACCGGCGTTTGCCTTGATCCGTGTCTTCTCGAACTCTTTAAGCTTGTTTGCATTCAGAGTGATGATAAACGGGGCCGTAAAGTTGTCATTACGAAAAATGCTTCCGATAAAATCAATAACCCCCGTGATGTTCCACTTGTCCGGGTATTCCTTCGTTGACATCGACTTACCAAGAAGCCCGTCCATCTCAACGAAGTCTTCATCGATCTTGACTACCGTATCGTTTGCTACCATGAAGTTGTCAATCCGGCTTCCGTCCCACCGAGGTATTGAGGAGAAGTCGTGTTTTTGATTCATCATGGTGAACACAAGGCGAATCAGCCGGTCCGGATCACAAACAACTGGGCCGAAGTTTCCGGCGGCCAAAATCCCGATAGCCCGATCCTTGATGGCGCGCATTTTGATAAACAGTTCCTTGTACCGGACCATCTCTTTGTTTTCGCCCGACGACATAATGTTTTCGAACCATGCGCTAAACACCTTGTGCTTTTTTTGCTTTCCGCCGATTTTAAGCGATATGACAAGGCGAACATCCCTGATTGGTGCGCTAAAGTTGCGCGAGATCGCCTCGTACTTCTTGCTGAGAAGGAACTCGCCATAGCTTTTGGTAACGTCGCGCTCAAGCACCCCCTCTTTGGTGCGTCCGGCTTTCCATGAATCTACAAGCGGATCGACGTCGCCCGTCGAATAAAGCGAGATCCCGATATCTGTCTCTTCGGGCAATACGTCGAGCATCGACTTGATTGCTGTATGCGTCTTCTCGCCCACCAATGGGAACGGCTGGCATTCGATGACAAGCCCGACGCCGCCATCCTTGGTGACATAGAGGCCATCCTCTTCGATAAAGTCTTCATAGGGGAGGTATTTAATGACCTTTTCTCTTTCGTAGAGCGGCCGCCAATCATCGACTGTGGCTGCCTTGTCTGTTCTTGGTTTCATTGTTTTCAAAAAAGCTGCCGCCACAGCCGAGATCGTGACCGCGCCGATCCCGTAGGTCAGAATGTCAGGTGTCATTCATCGCCCCCGCGTTGCATATTGGCCATAGGGTTCATCTGCCCGCTCATCATCGTGGTCTGTGGAATTTGATCCTGTGCAGCCGCTTCATTGGTTTTGCGCTGCGGCTCCGACTCCGTGATTGTATTAAGCCCCAATGGAGTCAGGAGCTTTACACTCTCTCCTTCTTTGACTAAATATTCACCAAGAATCCATTGGCCGTTATCAACTTTGGTGAATTTATACCCCGGAGTTGTCAGGGCACCTGTGTCATCGACGTATGGCAGGAGCATGACACGCAAAACGGTATCTGGTACCCGCATCGGCACCGGCGACGTCTTGGCGATCTTTGTCATGAGGTTGTCGCGTTCCTTTTCGTAGCGACTCTTGCCGACAGCCTCGACCTTCTTTATCCCGGTGCAGCCTGCGTCTCCTGCTTTACAGGGGGCGTTTTTAACAGCCACGCCGTTTTCATCGAGATACCCCGCAATGATAGATGACTGCACCGTTTTGTCTGTTTCAAATGTCGCGGTAGAGCATCCGCTTACCGCCATTGCCACAACCCCTGCGGCAGATATTTTCAAGATCGTCTTTTTCATTTTTTGTCCTTCCCGAGTGGTGATAGGTAATATTTTGATACCCAGCCAAGGCCCGTTTTGGCCATGCCGGACTTATGAATCTCAAATACATCCACAATCGCGCCCTGCGGAAGATAAGAAATCGTAGGGCTTTCCATTGAAGGCTCACTGTGAACTTTCAAGCGTGCGGTTGTTTTATGCAATGCGCCATCCGGCGAAGCGACGGCCTCCTTGATTGGTTTGATCACAAACCTTCGATTGTCAACCGCTCCGCCTTTTGAAAGAGCTTCTATTTTTGCCTGCAATGCAGCATGGCTTTTCTCTGCGCGCTCATTCTTTTCTTTCAATGCAGACAACTGCTGTTTCAGATTCTCAATTTCAGAGGCCACCTCTGCTGAATTCTTTTCACTTCCGTCCTTCACAGACTGGATCTCATTTTTTTGCTTTTTTGCGTCAACGATCAGAAGCTCCATCGCCTTGGCGAGTTCTTCCATCGTCACACGTTCTGCGGCGAAGGCGTTGACGCTTAGGCCTAGGAGCAAAGCTACGATGACTTTACTCGCCATAGTTGACCCTTGCCGTCGCTTTATAGACCTCAGAAACAGATCCACACATGCCTTCGCCGGTTCCACGCTTACACAATGGCTCATCGTCGTAAGGAAGAAGGACCTTTGTACTGCATCCAACAAAACCAAACCCGATCATGACTAGGATGATAAACTGCTTCATTTGCGCCCCTCGTTCAACTCAAAAGTTACTTTTTCAAGCAACACCACATCAACCTTGCGACCGGCGCTGATCTCAACCACCGGGAACATCTCATTTGCAAGCTTCATGTAGAAGTCAGCCAGTTTTTTCGAAGCTTCACCAACACCATTAAAGAGGCCCATCTGCATGGTGTCCCCCGGATCTGGTGTTGCAATAGATCCGGTCGGCTGCACTGAATAGGTCATATTGCTCTGGCTGAATCCTTTTGAAACACCTTCCAAAAATCCGGCAGCCAACGTTCTCGCAAGGATCGCCCCCTGTTTTGACACGACACGACCTGGAAGACCAACCTTTCCATCTTCCCCTGCGACATAACCGATCGATTGACCGGCAGCACCCTTTTCAACAGCTCTGCCGTCTTCGGTCATACAGGTCAGCTTTTCAACTCGAACAAAAGCACGTTCGCTTGAAAGATCCCCATAACCGCTACCGACAATATGGCACTCTTTCAGATTTGCCTTGAACTTGTTTGGGAGGCGAGTCATGTTTGTCACCTTGATCAGAACAGGATGCGGCCCGGTTTTGGCCTTGCCCCCGGTCGGAGCATCAATACCGGAGAGCAAAACGCCCCCCATAAAGCTTCCGCTTGGAATTTCGATCTTCTTGGTTTTGGAGGCTGCCTCTTTAGGCTTCGCCTCAACGTCATGCGGGGTAGCTACCGCGATGCTGCCGATCATGTTTTCCATTACAATGGTTTTTGGCGCCTCCCGCTTAATCTCTTCTGATTCCTTCGGTGGCTCTGGCAATCTGTGAACCTCTGTCGGTGGAGGTGGAGGTACTATCATGTTTGCTACGCTGTTCTGCGCCTGCATGGCCATCGGCAAAGGCTGCTGTCCTGCGGGTTGTCCTGGTACCGCAGCCGCGTTGCCATTTTGCATTGCAGCCAATGCTTCCTGGAGCGCTTTAATCTGAGCGCTTTGCTGGGCATCGCTGTTCGCGAACTGCTTTCTGAATGTGCTTGCGTCCGTATCCTTTTTGTTGATGATGTCGATCTTTGGCGTCTCAATCGGCGCTTGTGGCTTGTCTGGCTGAAACACAGAGCCCAGAAGCACAACAACCGCTGCGCCTGCGGCGATAAAAACACCTCCATAGAGAAGCTGTTTTTTCCGTTCTTCCGAAAACTTACTGTGCATCTGCCCCTCCAGCTTCTTCTTGGTTCAAGGTAACGACAAACATCCGCGTGTTCTCTGTCGGTTCAAGAATTGTTTTTACGATAGAAATGGCGAGCGGATTCTTGAGGTACGGGATAAACATCGCTTCATAGAGATTCACACTCTTTTTTGCATCTACGGTGTATTCATGGACTGAATATTTTGCTCCGACATAACTGCGCATCAACACCAACTTGATCTCTTCGAAGTCTTTTACCTCTTTGCCGACGTGCATCGGCTCATACCCGTCAGGTACATCGCCAAGGTAGGCTTTTTTAACCAGATCAAGCATTGTCGAATCGTAAGGGTTGGCCCGCTCGAATTCGCTGGCTTTTTTGGTTTCCGAGTATGGGGCTTTTAGGATAACCGTTTGTGCCGGAATATCCTTTGGCACCAGAACGAGAGAGAAAGTCCGGTCGTTGCATTCGATGAAGATATCTCTCGGGTGCTGCCCGTAATCAAATCTCTCTTCTACCCCATCGCCAGTTGTTCTGCGTGGGAGAATTTTCACATAGGCATCTTTCCCGTTTTTTGCGGGGTCAACCTGAATTTCTTTTTCCTTTGAGAAAACAATATTTGAAATCCCGTTTGGGCAATGTATCCGAGAAAGGTCTTTCAGCGATACCGTTGCGAACGAATAACCGTCGCTTGCCTCGATTACCTGTATTGACTGTCCAGCCGTTTCGGCGAACGCAGATGTACCAATAAGGCACACCGAAGTGATAAAAGCTTTTGTCTTTGTCATTTACTGTACCTCAATAGAAGTGATGATAAGTTGCCCGTCCTGAACGATAAAGTCATAGACGATCGTTGTTCTGGCGGTCGAAATAGCGTTATTGCCGGACATCTTTTTCAGTGTCCCCTCAACTGAGAATTTTGTTCCAATGTCGTTGACCATGACCTTCATCGGATAGAATGCCTGATAAATATCGTTCTCCTTGATGACAGTGGCCTGAAGCGCCAGATTCTCACGAATCGCTTTGACTGCCCTTGGATCTTTTGTGAGGAATGGCATGATGCTGTCGAACGACGCCTGAACGTTTTGCGGTGATACCGACAAAAGGCGATCGGAAACATAGAACCCAACCTGTTCGAAATATTCATAGCTGATTTTGTTTCCGGTCACACGAAACTCTTTTTGGAAGTTTGGAGGTATGACAACGACGGTCTTATCTTCCGTTACCGATTTGATCACCAACAGGCTTACAACCAACGAACCCGATACTGCAAGTAGGGCGATCTTTAAAACTGCATTCTCCGAATCAAGCTTCGCCCAATTGCTCCAAAAACTGCTTTTCATCTAACAAGCTCCTTGACCCAGTATTCCGGGAGATGTTTTTTTCCCCAGAACCCAAAGCGGTACATAACGTGCTTAAAGAAACCGGGCTGTTTCTGATTGTTGAGCTTTGAGTAGATATTCATTGCGATAATCCCCAGCCCTGCAAAGATATAGGTATGGTCTGCAACGATCCCCAACCCTACGAACGCCATTAGGACGATCATCTCGTCCAACTCCCACCACAACAACTGAATTTGTGCATTCAGATACTTTGGTATATATCTCTCTTCCACTTTGCCTCCTTGGTTTGGTGTGGATTATCGGTGGCACCTGCGATGCCACCTAAATCGACACGTTCCTTAGAACGACATTGTGTAGCGGGCATCAACCATCGCAGGGATTCCCCCGATCGAGATACCCAAAAAGAACAGGAATACGCCAGGGAGGATTCCGCCGTTCTTCAATGCAAGCAGAGCCATTACAATCAATGCAACCGCTCCGAGCTTACCCCAGCTCCCTTGAAGCGCAGAAGAGATATCGGTGTACCATGTTGCGACTTCCGCACCACCTGTCCCTGCATAAAGGCTCATGTTAAATGCCATGAGCAACAAAATAAATGGCAAGACCTTTTTGGTCATGTTCACTCCTCGCGAGAAGATTCATGTATTTGGAATTCACCAAATCACAAATATGTATAACGTCTATCTTCAAACGCGAAATGATTTTCAAAAAAACAAAACAGGCAGGTGCGGTTTTATAGCTCTTTAAAAAAAACAACCCTTAAAAAAGCGTCCGAAAAATACAGTAGGGTTTTCAAATGAAGAAATAGGGATTTAAAAATAAATACATCTCTTATTTTAAAGGTGCTGTCGCATCATACATATACTTCGTATATATATACCTCATTATCATCCAAATCACCAATCCAAAAAAATAGTCCACATCATTCGTCCGAAATTCGATATAATTTCTCACACCAAAATGAGAGAGGGATTTCTCACTATGAAGACCATTAAAAGCTTTATTTTGCTCCATCCAGAGTCTGATGAATACACCCAGTTGCGTGAGATATGGCTCGATATGCTTTCCAAAAACAAGATGCCCGAAGACATCCGGACGCTTGAGGATATTGAGGCGATGATCTACTTGCTGCACTTCCTGAAAAACATGGAAGATCCGATCGTAAAACCCCTAAAGAAGCTCGGCCTCATTGAAGAAACAACCAAGGACGTACTGACAAAGTTTGAAAAGATCATCATGACGATAGCCATCAATGACTACATCACCAAGATCCTGCACAATCGCGATAAAGAAAACTATCGGCTCAAAGGGAACAGCCTTAGAAGCTATTTGCAGCACTTCGTTTCCGAGGTTCGGATGAATGGTGGATATGTTATCGCAAAAAAAATCTACGATAAATGTGTGGATATGCTTAGAAAGAGGGCCGAACGTGCTAAAGAAAGCCCAAAAGTGCGCCAACTGGCCGAAAGATACCCTGACATTGATATCCACAGCATTGTTGCGATCTCGGTGGTGCAGGGAAAGATAGAGCTTGTAAATGACGATTTGGACTGGCTTGAGCAGGTCATTGAAATCGCTCAGGCCAAGCGAGCGGAATAGCCGGACCAAAACCCTCTTTCTTTTAAAGGCCCTCTCTTTCTGCCTCCTGTTGGAGCAATGCAAACACATTGTCATTCCATTGCATATGCATTGCTAGGTAAATAATTATTATTGAATCTACAATGCTCGACCGCTAGAAACAATTAGGATTATTGACTTTACAATGCCTATTTATTGATGCGACATTGCTATTACAATGCAAATTCAATGAAAAATCTAAAACTTTTTTTGAAAAATCCCTTTTTTTGCGATTGTGGACGTTATACATATTGTCGAGGTGTGATTTACACTCTCCAATTACACATCCGAAGGGGTATCCATGAACGATACAAAAGGCATCAACAAGAAGGCGCTCGCTGAGGCAGTTTCAGCCGCAACAGGCATGAGCAAAAAAGATGCAGCCACGGCAATTGGCGCAGTCATTGATTCACTGGCATCGGCTTTGACTGTCGGCGAGGAAGTGTCCCTTGCCGGTTTTGGAACATTCAAGGTTTCAAAACGCAAAGAGATGATGAGAACGAATCCTCGCACAAAAGAGAAGGTTCTCTCCCCTGCCAAAAACGTGGTCACGTTCAAAGCGGCCAAGAGCCTTAAAGATGCCGTAGCTAACGGCAAATCGTAACACAGCCGAATCGATGAAGCAGATCGTCATCGAGGTTGTAGCGAGACGCAAGATTGATGAGCGGGAAATTCCAGTTCTCATGAAACTGACCTACAAAAACAAATTCGGCGGGACGATCTCCCGCAACATCAAAGGCGGCTGGGCGGAAGCTCTAACCATTGCATCAGAGGATGCAGTACAAAACCAATAATACAACCAGACTACGGAGGCAAAACCATGTCACAATTTCAAAAAATCGCAATCGATATCGGCTACGGCGACACAAAAGTGTGCGTCGAAAACAAAGACGGTTCACTCAACGTGTTCAAATTCCCATCGGCGGTCGCAAAAGTAAAAGAGGCGCAGTCAGACTTCGGCAACGATGCAATGCCTGATTCCTATCTCTTTAACGGCAAGCGCTATTTCGTCGGCGAGAAAGCCCAATACAACGCCGTCTCTACGCGCGGTTACGGCTTCCTCTCAAACTACGGACCGCTGATCGCTTACCACGCCATCATGAAAGCAGGACTCGACGTTAAAAAGCCGATTCACATCGTAACGGGGCTTTCGATCATGAACTGGGGCGAGGCAGATAGCTTCCATGCCATTATGAGCAAATTCAGCGTTGACAACGTTTCACTCGAACCGGTTGTTGATTTGATGGCGCAGGGGCAGGGTGTTCTTTTCGATTTCGAAGGCGAAAAAGATGGCATGGTTTGTGTCGTCGATATCGGGTACAACACCTTCGACTTTATGGTGTTCGAAGACTGGGTTCCGCGTAAAGACCTCTCCTATGCAGACCCCATCGGTGCGAACAAAATCATCACCGATCTCCAAGCGATCGTCAAGCGTGAGTTTAACGCTCCGATTTCCGAGCTGGAGGCAAAAGACATCTTCGTTCGCGGTAACGTCGTCAACTTTGGAAACGAAATCGATTTCACTGACAAAATCAACGAACTCAAAGAAGACTATAATATCTTCATCATGGACGAGCTGCGCACGAAGAGCCTTGAAGTTCTCCGCAAAGCAAAAACGGTCATCCTCTCTGGTGGGGGGGCATATTTTCTCGAAGGAACGGATTTGCCGGATAACGTACAATTCTCCGAAACTCCTTATGAGTTCGGCAACGTTCGCGGGTACTTCAAGTCATGAGCCCGAAAAAAACTTCCGCCTCCGTCCAGATTCGCCTCACCGGCGAGGACGCAGAGCTTTATAATCTGGTGTTGAACAAAAAAGCGTTT
This sequence is a window from Sulfuricurvum sp. IAE1. Protein-coding genes within it:
- a CDS encoding TraC family protein → MAAAFLKTMKPRTDKAATVDDWRPLYEREKVIKYLPYEDFIEEDGLYVTKDGGVGLVIECQPFPLVGEKTHTAIKSMLDVLPEETDIGISLYSTGDVDPLVDSWKAGRTKEGVLERDVTKSYGEFLLSKKYEAISRNFSAPIRDVRLVISLKIGGKQKKHKVFSAWFENIMSSGENKEMVRYKELFIKMRAIKDRAIGILAAGNFGPVVCDPDRLIRLVFTMMNQKHDFSSIPRWDGSRIDNFMVANDTVVKIDEDFVEMDGLLGKSMSTKEYPDKWNITGVIDFIGSIFRNDNFTAPFIITLNANKLKEFEKTRIKANAGIVMSQQMPYALFPRLKHKHQDLAYAMEKLEKGEDLYYVAFNMFIFGSNKERLQEATGQIKTYYQGLGYKLEEDKYIHFPSFLGHLPLGFDMELQDFLGKERGRAVFGENVADMAPVSSDWKGNGFKVPFISPRGQLMGFDLFANPTGGYNSFVIGMTGSGKSVFLEWLVESYYHCNDQIWIIDIGRSYEKWTYSFGGQFIELKKEDPLCLNPFSHIEDKEVLAEYLEFLIDFFLLMGLPREKTLSEQLEKLMKSFLENAIKGSYDKYGTESCIDTVLEFLSSGPGGEDPRMLDFIQTMTPYRSTGQYGAFFNGKSTVNFHSRIVCMENDTLENIPDLRDPALMLLTFHISKEIYLAEKAHPGQKHIVVIDEAHKFLGKSPHIDLFIEQAYRRFRKHGAAMILGTQGFEDFYGGDTISRAGRVIVQNSFWKFMMMQTATSRQAIKNSNFFNLSQYEEAMMDSISPAKGEYGETMLISENVIAKARILLDDFHKVLLFTDSELRDRIEQLVKRDGLTYLEAVEKIQGNKS
- a CDS encoding TraV family lipoprotein — its product is MKKTILKISAAGVVAMAVSGCSTATFETDKTVQSSIIAGYLDENGVAVKNAPCKAGDAGCTGIKKVEAVGKSRYEKERDNLMTKIAKTSPVPMRVPDTVLRVMLLPYVDDTGALTTPGYKFTKVDNGQWILGEYLVKEGESVKLLTPLGLNTITESEPQRKTNEAAAQDQIPQTTMMSGQMNPMANMQRGGDE
- a CDS encoding TraB/VirB10 family protein → MHSKFSEERKKQLLYGGVFIAAGAAVVVLLGSVFQPDKPQAPIETPKIDIINKKDTDASTFRKQFANSDAQQSAQIKALQEALAAMQNGNAAAVPGQPAGQQPLPMAMQAQNSVANMIVPPPPPTEVHRLPEPPKESEEIKREAPKTIVMENMIGSIAVATPHDVEAKPKEAASKTKKIEIPSGSFMGGVLLSGIDAPTGGKAKTGPHPVLIKVTNMTRLPNKFKANLKECHIVGSGYGDLSSERAFVRVEKLTCMTEDGRAVEKGAAGQSIGYVAGEDGKVGLPGRVVSKQGAILARTLAAGFLEGVSKGFSQSNMTYSVQPTGSIATPDPGDTMQMGLFNGVGEASKKLADFYMKLANEMFPVVEISAGRKVDVVLLEKVTFELNEGRK
- a CDS encoding type-F conjugative transfer system secretin TraK codes for the protein MTKTKAFITSVCLIGTSAFAETAGQSIQVIEASDGYSFATVSLKDLSRIHCPNGISNIVFSKEKEIQVDPAKNGKDAYVKILPRRTTGDGVEERFDYGQHPRDIFIECNDRTFSLVLVPKDIPAQTVILKAPYSETKKASEFERANPYDSTMLDLVKKAYLGDVPDGYEPMHVGKEVKDFEEIKLVLMRSYVGAKYSVHEYTVDAKKSVNLYEAMFIPYLKNPLAISIVKTILEPTENTRMFVVTLNQEEAGGADAQ
- a CDS encoding TraE/TraK family type IV conjugative transfer system protein, which encodes MKSSFWSNWAKLDSENAVLKIALLAVSGSLVVSLLVIKSVTEDKTVVVIPPNFQKEFRVTGNKISYEYFEQVGFYVSDRLLSVSPQNVQASFDSIMPFLTKDPRAVKAIRENLALQATVIKENDIYQAFYPMKVMVNDIGTKFSVEGTLKKMSGNNAISTARTTIVYDFIVQDGQLIITSIEVQ
- the traL gene encoding type IV conjugative transfer system protein TraL — encoded protein: MEERYIPKYLNAQIQLLWWELDEMIVLMAFVGLGIVADHTYIFAGLGIIAMNIYSKLNNQKQPGFFKHVMYRFGFWGKKHLPEYWVKELVR
- a CDS encoding HU family DNA-binding protein, translating into MNDTKGINKKALAEAVSAATGMSKKDAATAIGAVIDSLASALTVGEEVSLAGFGTFKVSKRKEMMRTNPRTKEKVLSPAKNVVTFKAAKSLKDAVANGKS
- a CDS encoding ParM/StbA family protein — its product is MSQFQKIAIDIGYGDTKVCVENKDGSLNVFKFPSAVAKVKEAQSDFGNDAMPDSYLFNGKRYFVGEKAQYNAVSTRGYGFLSNYGPLIAYHAIMKAGLDVKKPIHIVTGLSIMNWGEADSFHAIMSKFSVDNVSLEPVVDLMAQGQGVLFDFEGEKDGMVCVVDIGYNTFDFMVFEDWVPRKDLSYADPIGANKIITDLQAIVKREFNAPISELEAKDIFVRGNVVNFGNEIDFTDKINELKEDYNIFIMDELRTKSLEVLRKAKTVILSGGGAYFLEGTDLPDNVQFSETPYEFGNVRGYFKS